One Syntrophorhabdaceae bacterium genomic window, CCTATTGTTGTTTTGCCGACTCCTCCCTTACCGGCAATGGCTATAACCTTTGGTTTAACGATCACTTCCATGTCTCCTTCTCAGCCACCGTTTTTCAACCTTTCCATTACGCCGGGAAAAAGGTCCTGATCCGTATGCGGCAGGAACATCGCCGCCACAAACTCGTCCATAAATAATTTACTGTTGGAAAGCTCAATGTTGGTCATATTCCTTGCTACCCGCTCTGCCTCGTTTAAAAACCCTTTCGAAAAAGAGAACAGACGCGCGCCAAGAAGTGAGCCGTTTCCCACAAAGACAAATCTTTCCAGGGGCAATTCGGGCAGGAGTCCGATCACCTGGGCCCTTTCAATGTCTATGTAATGGCCGAAGCCGCCCGCGATGATGACCTTTTCCAGCCCTTCGTAGGAAAGTCCGGCATTATCGAGCAGCACTTTGCAGCCCGCATAGATCGCCGCCTTGGTCCTCACTAAGTTATCGATGTCGACCTCGGTGACGACGATGTCCCTGTCGACCTGGCTCTCCGATGCATAGCAGATGACATACTCATACCCGTCTTCACCGTGTCTGACCCTCGCTGTATCACGGTCTCTTCGGAACTTGCCGTTCTGATCGATAAGACCTGTTTCGATAAGCTCGGCAACAATGTCGATCAAGCCCGATCCGCAGATACCCGCAGGCTTTGCCTTGCCTATTGTCAGAACCATCGGCTCACAGGTAACAGGATGGATCTTTATCTGTTCAATGGCGCCCTTCCCCGCCCTCATTCCGAATTTTATTCCGCCGCCCTCAAAGGCTGGCCCGGCCGAGCAGGAAGCGCACAAAAGCCAGTCCCTGTTCCCGAGAACTACCTCACCATTTGTCCCTATATCCATATAAAGCGAGACATTTTCTTTCTGAAACATACCGGAACCGATCATCCCGGCCACAATATCCCCGCCGACATATGACGATACGCATGGAAACGCAAATACCCTTGCATGCTCATTCAGCGTTATTCCGATCTCCTTTGTCCTGACAGGCGGTATGACGATCCCCGAAGCGCCCGGGTCCGTTGTATTCCCCCTGCCTGCCGGGGACGTCTCGCTGCCGCCTGACGCTGTAAAACCGGAAACACCCGATGTCAGGACTGGCGTGTAGGGTGCGAGCATGATATATTTGGGACTGATACCAAGAAGAAGGTGGGTCATCGTCGTATTACCGGCGCAGACAATATGGGTTATATCTTCCGCCCTGGTATTGCTCGTGCCCAGCAATTCGCTTATAAGACCGTTCACCGTTTTGACAACAGCCTTCTGGAGTTTTTCCAGGCCTCCTGTTTTTTGCGCGTACATTATCCTCGATATAACATCCTCNNNNNNNNNNNNNNNNNNNNNNNNNNNNNNNNNNNNNNNNNNNNNNNNNNNNNNNNNNNNNNNNNNNNNNNNNNNNNNNNNNNNNNNNNNNNNNNNNNNNTACGGTCGTCGGGCAGAAATTTTATCGTATACACTGGCATATCCGCAATGTTATGAATTGTAGCAGATTATCCCCCAATTTTAAATATACTATATCTGTTAATAATCTTTTATCACAAATACCTTATTAATAGTTCATTGACGTAAACTTCGTAACACCCTTATTTTCTATTATTTTATTGACACAAATACCTGACTGGGCTATAATCGTTCACCATAATGAACTATGTATAATGCTCCTATTATAAAAAAGGCCCTTGAGGTCATCAAACTCATCATCGATGAGAATAAACCATTGGGCGTAACAGAGATAGCCAAATCATTATCCCTCAGTAAAAGTACGGTCTTTGGCATACTTAAGGCCCTTCAGGAAAGCGGTTTTATCGCAAAAAACAGGACTACAAAGAAATATATCGTTGGCCGGGAACTCCTTGAACTTGCAAAAACGATCCTCCGTGGAGGAGAGCTTACGACGGTTGCGAGACCATTTCTCGAAAAACTTGCTGAGGTTGCCGATGAGACAGTCTTCCTCTGTGTCAAAGAGGACCATGTCGTAAAGGTTGTGGACACGATCGAAGCGAAGAAGACGTTGAAAATATCTTCCCCCGTCGGCACCAAGATCCCGATCACCGCATCTGTTTTGTGCAAGGTATTTCTCTCTCCCTTTGGAAACGATGAGATCAGGAACTTCCTCAAGGAACGGGGCCTGCCGAAATATACCGAGAACAGCATAACCGACATAGAACTCTTCATCGAAGAGGTCGAAAAGACAAGGAGAAACGGTTACGGGCTTGATCTCGAAGAATATATGAAAGGCGTCAGGGCCATTGCTACTCTCATATATTCACAGGATGTTCCTGTCGGCGCCATCTGCATCCTGGGGTTCACCGGCTCGATGACAGACGGAAAACTGGGCACCATGGCCATGAACCTGTTTGAGACCGCACAGAAGGTCAGTCAGAACCTCACACAGCTCAATATAAAGGCATAAAGGCAGCAGAGAGCTGATAGTCGATAGCACGAAACCCGTAAGTCGTAGGGATGAGATTGCCGCGCTGCGCTCGCAATGACAACCCGCTCTTCCTGTGCCGTACAGTTTTTCTCCCT contains:
- a CDS encoding ASKHA domain-containing protein — protein: EDVISRIMYAQKTGGLEKLQKAVVKTVNGLISELLGTSNTRAEDITHIVCAGNTTMTHLLLGISPKYIMLAPYTPVLTSGVSGFTASGGSETSPAGRGNTTDPGASGIVIPPVRTKEIGITLNEHARVFAFPCVSSYVGGDIVAGMIGSGMFQKENVSLYMDIGTNGEVVLGNRDWLLCASCSAGPAFEGGGIKFGMRAGKGAIEQIKIHPVTCEPMVLTIGKAKPAGICGSGLIDIVAELIETGLIDQNGKFRRDRDTARVRHGEDGYEYVICYASESQVDRDIVVTEVDIDNLVRTKAAIYAGCKVLLDNAGLSYEGLEKVIIAGGFGHYIDIERAQVIGLLPELPLERFVFVGNGSLLGARLFSFSKGFLNEAERVARNMTNIELSNSKLFMDEFVAAMFLPHTDQDLFPGVMERLKNGG
- a CDS encoding IclR family transcriptional regulator, encoding MYNAPIIKKALEVIKLIIDENKPLGVTEIAKSLSLSKSTVFGILKALQESGFIAKNRTTKKYIVGRELLELAKTILRGGELTTVARPFLEKLAEVADETVFLCVKEDHVVKVVDTIEAKKTLKISSPVGTKIPITASVLCKVFLSPFGNDEIRNFLKERGLPKYTENSITDIELFIEEVEKTRRNGYGLDLEEYMKGVRAIATLIYSQDVPVGAICILGFTGSMTDGKLGTMAMNLFETAQKVSQNLTQLNIKA